A genomic segment from Patescibacteria group bacterium encodes:
- a CDS encoding tRNA uridine(34) 5-carboxymethylaminomethyl modification radical SAM/GNAT enzyme Elp3 encodes MKSKELIIKDLIKKRMKNRSDLDVFKRQIAKKYKINCPSNIQLLKAYHELVKKKRIKKSENIEQLLITRPVRSLSGIVNISVLTKPYPCPGKCLYCPIEAGFPKSYLSGEPAAERAKSLKYNPYIQVEQRIKMLEAGGHPTDKVDLRIIGGTWSYYPKNYQEIFIKRCFDACNNKTSKNLNQAQGLNEKAKHRIIGLSVETRPDFIDKKEIKRLRNLGITKVELGVQSIYDDVLKINLRGHNVKKTIEATKLLKDAGFKLSYQVMPNLPGSTPKKDIAMFEKLFSSSDFKPDLIKIYPCALLKEAPLYKWYKKGKYKPYSVKQLINIIIEAKKKTPYYTRIERIIRDIPSPRVVEGGVKVSNLREVIKAKMERENWQCKCIRCREIKAEYDKKEKTYLFRKDYDASDGKEIFLTFENKNRTKLYSLLRLRIPSDPILPVLKNSALIREIHTYGRMIPISKKGLAPQHKGLGKKLIKEVEKIVKNEFKIKKIAVISAIGARGYWRRFNYCLKNTYMVKSLISN; translated from the coding sequence ATGAAATCAAAAGAATTAATAATTAAAGATTTGATCAAAAAGCGAATGAAAAATCGTTCTGATTTGGATGTTTTTAAAAGGCAAATTGCAAAAAAGTATAAAATTAATTGCCCGTCAAACATCCAATTATTAAAAGCTTATCATGAATTAGTAAAGAAAAAAAGGATTAAAAAATCAGAAAATATTGAGCAACTTTTAATAACAAGGCCTGTGCGCTCTCTTTCAGGAATTGTTAATATCTCAGTTTTAACAAAACCTTATCCTTGCCCTGGCAAATGTTTATACTGCCCTATTGAAGCTGGCTTCCCAAAAAGCTATTTGTCAGGAGAGCCAGCAGCAGAACGCGCAAAGAGTCTAAAATATAATCCATATATTCAGGTTGAACAAAGAATTAAAATGCTTGAAGCTGGAGGCCATCCAACCGACAAAGTTGACTTAAGAATTATTGGAGGAACCTGGTCATATTATCCAAAAAACTATCAAGAAATATTCATTAAAAGATGTTTTGACGCTTGCAACAATAAAACAAGTAAAAACTTAAATCAAGCTCAAGGGTTAAACGAAAAAGCGAAACACAGAATCATTGGATTGTCTGTTGAAACAAGACCTGATTTTATTGATAAAAAAGAAATTAAAAGATTAAGGAATTTAGGAATTACAAAAGTAGAGCTTGGCGTTCAAAGCATTTATGATGATGTTTTGAAAATTAATTTAAGAGGGCACAATGTTAAAAAAACTATTGAAGCAACAAAACTTTTAAAAGATGCTGGATTTAAGCTTTCCTATCAGGTAATGCCTAATTTGCCTGGCTCAACTCCTAAAAAAGATATTGCAATGTTTGAAAAGTTATTTTCAAGTTCTGATTTTAAACCAGATTTAATTAAAATTTATCCCTGCGCTCTGCTTAAAGAGGCTCCTCTTTATAAATGGTATAAAAAAGGAAAGTATAAGCCTTACTCTGTAAAACAATTAATAAATATAATTATAGAAGCGAAAAAGAAAACACCATATTATACAAGAATTGAAAGGATTATTAGAGACATTCCTTCACCAAGAGTGGTAGAAGGAGGTGTTAAGGTTTCTAATTTAAGGGAAGTAATAAAAGCAAAAATGGAAAGAGAAAATTGGCAGTGCAAATGTATTAGGTGCAGGGAAATAAAGGCAGAATATGATAAAAAAGAAAAAACATACTTGTTCAGAAAAGATTATGATGCCTCTGATGGTAAAGAAATATTTTTAACTTTTGAGAATAAAAATAGAACCAAACTTTACAGCTTGCTAAGATTAAGAATTCCTTCTGACCCAATCTTGCCTGTCTTGAAAAACAGCGCTTTGATTAGAGAAATCCATACTTACGGACGAATGATTCCAATATCTAAAAAAGGATTAGCTCCTCAACATAAAGGGTTGGGGAAAAAATTAATTAAAGAAGTTGAAAAGATTGTTAAAAATGAATTTAAAATTAAAAAAATTGCTGTTATTTCAGCAATAGGTGCTAGAGGCTACTGGCGCAGATTCAATTACTGCCTTAAAAACACTTACATGGTTAAATCCCTTATAAGTAATTAA
- a CDS encoding class I SAM-dependent methyltransferase — protein sequence MRQEDAHYLLVKTREDYNLIAQEFSSTRQNVWEEILFLFDNYLVPGDKVLDLGCGNARYYPVFKEKQTEYIGIDSSKNLIEISKENYPEAEFKVEDALNLSFPDNYFNNVYSIAVLHHIPAKEFRLKFLTEAKRVLKSNGLLVLTVWKLHQIKEWQLLIKYTLLKLIGKSKLDWNDIYEP from the coding sequence ATGAGACAAGAAGATGCTCACTATCTACTGGTTAAAACTAGAGAGGATTATAACTTAATTGCTCAAGAATTTTCAAGTACAAGACAGAATGTTTGGGAAGAAATTCTGTTTTTATTTGATAATTATTTAGTGCCAGGAGATAAGGTTTTAGATTTAGGCTGCGGTAATGCAAGATATTACCCTGTTTTTAAAGAAAAACAAACAGAATATATTGGCATTGATAGTTCCAAGAATTTAATAGAAATATCAAAAGAAAATTATCCAGAAGCAGAATTTAAAGTTGAAGATGCTTTAAATCTATCATTCCCTGATAATTATTTTAATAATGTTTACAGCATTGCAGTATTGCATCATATCCCTGCAAAAGAATTCAGATTAAAATTTTTAACTGAAGCAAAAAGAGTTTTAAAATCAAATGGCTTGTTAGTTTTAACTGTTTGGAAGCTTCATCAAATAAAAGAATGGCAGTTATTAATTAAATATACACTTTTAAAATTAATTGGAAAATCAAAATTAGACTGGAACGATATTTATGAGCC
- a CDS encoding MgtC/SapB family protein, protein MDNEIIYQLILSVILGGLLGIERKYKRKEAGLQTYSLIVLGTCLFTIVALEMNNTFNGDFDVLRIIQAVAVGIGFIGAGVIFQQSSGVMGLTTAAGLWVASAIGVAVGTKFYFLAAFATLLSLIIFIIFGILEVKIFKKD, encoded by the coding sequence ATGGATAATGAAATAATTTATCAATTGATTTTGTCTGTTATTTTGGGAGGATTATTAGGCATAGAAAGAAAGTATAAAAGAAAGGAAGCTGGCCTTCAAACATATAGCTTAATAGTTTTGGGCACCTGTCTCTTTACAATTGTGGCTTTGGAAATGAACAATACTTTTAATGGTGATTTTGACGTTTTAAGGATAATTCAAGCCGTTGCTGTTGGTATTGGTTTTATAGGTGCTGGAGTTATTTTCCAGCAGTCATCAGGGGTAATGGGATTAACTACTGCCGCTGGTTTATGGGTTGCTTCTGCAATAGGAGTAGCTGTTGGAACAAAATTTTACTTTTTAGCTGCTTTCGCTACTTTGCTTTCTCTTATTATATTTATTATTTTTGGAATTTTGGAAGTCAAAATTTTTAAAAAGGATTAA